AGATTTTTTCGATGCCGAAGCCATTATGATGTTAGGTTCACCTCAGATGTATGTCGCTCTTTTCACCGAACATATACCGCTTAGAGAGGTAGCCGGAAGCATCAATGAAAAAGCGTTAACAAGATTTCTCATAGACTTTTACCAGACAGCCAAACCTAGTACACAGGTAGGTGTGCTAGGTCTGAACCCACATGCCGGAGATGATGGGGTGCTGGGGGATGAAGAACGTATCATACAAAAAGCGATAGAGAATGCCCACAGAGAAATAGGCACTAAAATATTCAGTGCTCCGCTTGTACCGGATGTCGCCTTTACCCCCAGAGTACGTGCGAACTATACACACTACATTGCCATGTACCATGACCAGGGCCTGGCCCCTCTCAAAGCCTTGTACTTTGATGAAGGGATCAATGTATCATTGAACCTGCCGATACTAAGAACTTCCGTAGACCACGGCACGGCATTTGACATCGCCTATAAAGGTGTTAAAATAAGTAGTCTAAGTTACTTGAACGCAGTAAAATATATTGTGGATCACACCATACGTTAACAAAAAAGCGTTGGTGTTTCATCCTCAACCACTTCACAGTTCTCATTCATCTGTGCACAAAGTCTTTCTTGACAGGATTTACATAAGTAGCGGTAATTTTGCATATCGTAATGGATCGTATCACCTTCTTTAATATCATCATAACACTCCGCACATACATTGGTTACCCGTAAAAGTATCTCTTTTGTTGCTTCTTGTGTTACAAAACATGGACTACTCATTATCACTCCCTAATTCTTTGATCATTTTTTTTGCTTCTTCCAATGTATCATCTAATGCGTAGGCTTTCGTATACCCTACCAGTGCTTCTTTTTTTCGTCCCTGGTCATATAAAGTATTCGCATAGTTGAAGTGATGCGGTGCGTATTCAGGATCCAACTCAATGGCACGTTCATGGTGCTTTTCCGCACCCTCATCCTCTCCAAGTTTATGTAAGACGTTGGCAAGTGACACATGGGCCATGTCATCAGACTCATCGAGCAATAAAAGTTTTTCAAAACTCTCTTTCGCTTCTTCATATTCACCTGTCTGCATACAGACATAACCCATTTTTTGAAGTACTTCAGGATTCTTCTCGTCAATGATAAATGCCGATCCCAATGCTTTTTTTGCTTCTTCGAAATCTTCTTTTTCCACTGCATCATCTGTCATTTGTAACAGTTGTTCCATCCGTGTAGGCTCTACTTCTGGTGTAGAAAATGTTTTATCGGGACGGTTAATACCCCCTATTTGATCATCTCCTACTTTCGCTTCGAAATCCACACCTCTTTTAGGGTGATTTCCTGAAAAAAGTTGTTTAAAAAAAAGATAAAATACTCCTCCTGCAATAATAAGAAGTAATAGTTGAAATGTTGTCATAGCTTCTCCAATATAGTTATCGAATGATAAGATAAACTAACTTAAATCCAAAGAAAAACTGCTATCATGATAAAAAAGAACCAAAGGATCATTATGTCTTATAAAATCACATTAGATAAAGAGAAATTACAAAAAAAGTTAACACCGCTGGAATATAATGTATGCTTGAACCACGGCACGGAAGCACCGTTTCAAAATGAGTTCTGGGACTCAAAAAAAGAGGGGATTTACAGCTGCAAATGCTGTGGTACACCACTCTTCTCTTCAGAAGCAAAATTTGATTCAGGCACAGGCTGGCCAAGCTACTTTCAACCCATCAATGAAGACGATATAGAAGAGATCGAAGATAGCAGCCACGGTATGGTCCGTGTAGAAGTACGTTGTGGTGCATGCGGTTGCCATTTGGGACATGTATTCCCTGATGGTCCGGCCCCTACCTATAAGAGATACTGTATCAATTCAGCATCTTTGGATTTTAAAGAAAAGGAATAAGCTATGATGACTGTAGCTGTGCGGCGATACGCCCGGCAGCTTCATCCATCTCTTCCTTTGTATCAAAAACAAAAGAGTATTTTTCCTCTTCTCCAAGATTGACAAAAATACCAAACCCCACGACTTCGACCTTGCCTTTGGACTCAATATCTAACCATTCAAGACTGACCTGCGTGGTTTCATCTTCATATCCTGTCTTGACTACCGCGGCTGGATAGAGCTGTGTGATCTTTGCAGTGTCAAATTGTTTATCTTCTATTGTGATTATCATAGAGGGATTATAGTATAATCACTTTAAATCTAGAATGGAGCCCAAAAGATGAGTTTAAAAGAACAGATAAAAAATGATATTAAAGAAGCCATGCGTGCAAAAGAGACCATCAAAAGAGATACACTTAGAAATATTCAAGCATCTATCAAGCAGATAGAAGTAGACGAACGCAGAGACGTAACAGACAGTGATGTGGAAGCTGTATTGATGAAATATTTAAAACAAAGAGAAGATGCCAAAGCACAATTTGCAGAGGCTGGGAGAAATGACCTTGTCGAAAAAGAAGATGCAGAGATAGCCATAGTCAAATCCTACCTTCCGGAGCCGATGGACGATGCGGAGTTGGAATCTGTACTGAAAGAGGTCATTGCATCTGTGGGCGCCGAAAGTATGAAAGATATGGGTAAAGTCATGGGTGGTGCCAAAGCTGCCATAGGAAGCCGAGCAGACGGCGGACGCATTAACCAAATGGTCAAAAAACTACTTAGTTAATAAAACGCTTTTATATATAAAATAATGTCGACCTGAACGCCCTTGTAAGCGAGGCGATTCGAGAAGGTCGACGCTTTTTTACTTCGTTTTTTCTCTTGTGAAGCGAAGCGGTGACAAAGTCATCACTCTCTTTGAGAAAAAAATCAAAAGAGAAACAACGCCCCAATCTAAAGTATATAGGCAATTAGGGAAAAATTAATATAATAAATCAATTCCCATACTTCAAGGCTTTAATAGCCGCAGTAATATCATCCTGTCTCATAAAATGCTCACCGACCAAAAATGCATCTGCTCCTATTTTGGAAAGTTCTACCACTGTCTCATGGTCATTGATCCCGGACTCAGCCACAATGATCTTACCATTGGGGATGAGCGGTATCAGCTTTTCACTCAAGCGCATGTCCATCTCAAATGTTTCAAGGTTACGATGGTTAATACCGATGATATCTGCTCCAGCGAAGATCGCCTTCACAAGGTCCGTTTTGTTATGCACTTCCACCAATACATCCAGACCTAAATGACGCGCATAGTCATGCAACTCTTTGAGCTCTTTACGGCTGAGTGCCATTGCGATAAGCAAGATATAATCCGCACCAAATGCCAACGCTTCAAGGACCTGGTATTTATCCACAATGAAATCTTTTCTGAGCAACGGGAGATTGACATAACGGCGTACCATTCCGAGATACTCTTTGTCCCCTTTGAAAAAGTGTGGTTCGGTCAGTATAGAGAGTGAATCTGCTCCACCCTTTTCATAGGCTTGTGCTATCTCAACCGGATCAAAGTCTTCACGAATGATCCCTTTACTGGGGCTCGCTTTTTTGACTTCCGCAATGATACGGTAAGGGTTTTCCTCCGTAGCGCGTAAAGCACTTTTCACATCTTTAGGGATAAATGGGTTAAAAGCAAGAGAACGTCCTAACCACTCTTCTGGGTACTCTACTTTTCTTTTTTCTAGATCTGATTTTGTTTTTTTAATGATTTCATCTAATATCTGAGCCATATATCACTTTCCATATTTCTATAAATTTCGCGTATTATATCTAAAAGAAGCCCGAAATTATTTACACTGTCTGATAGCATCCCAGTGTTCTATGATCTCAGGTTCTTCCAGTCCCTCTTCATCGACGACTCTTTTCATCAGTTTATAGGCTTTATCACACTTGCGCTGTTTATAGTATCCCCATGCCAAAGAGTCTAGATAATACATGTTGTCAGGCTGCTGGATCAATGCATTCTCTATCACATCGATACCCTTTTTGACATTGACCTCTTTGTCTATCAGTGTATAGCCATAATAATTGAGGTAGATACTGTCATCATTCCCCAATGCAATCGCTTTTTCAAACTGAGAGATCACATCCTGTATCATTTTTTTATCATTTTTATCTTCTGAGTTCTCAAAAATAAGTACACCCTTCTCTGCGATCCACTTTGAATTTTTATCTTCCTCATACAGTTTATCTACAAGGGTCAATGCTTTGGAAAAATATTTTTTTGTTTTATAGAGTTCATAGAGTATGTCATTTCTACTTTGATCTGCTTCCAAAAAAGCAATCGCACCGTCAAGATCTCTTTTGTATATATAGGCATCTATGATCTTTGTCAGATACTCTTGGTCATTGTCCTGTTGATACAATGCTTTATAGGTCTCTAATATACCGTTGATATCTTTTTCTTTTTGATAAAGCGAAAGCAATTTCACGTAGACATCATGACTCACGATATTCATACGGCGATGTGTTTCAAGTAGCTGTATCGCCCTTTTACGTTCACCTGTGAACTCATCCATAATATCAGCCATCCGTAGCAATATCTCTTCTCTAGGTACCGTTTCATAAACCCTGCTTAAAAGGTCTAATGCTCTTTTAAATTTTCCGGCATATAAAAATGAATTGGATGCCAGATCCAGATCCATAGGTTCTTTTGACTGTTCAAGCAGGTTTTCTGCTTCTATGGTTGCATTTTTCACTTGTCTTGCCGTGAGATACAGAGGAATGAGAAGACGTCTTACTTCGATTCTGTTCGGATTGACCTTATCCCATCTTTTTAAACGTGTGATACTTTCCAGGATGTGATTTCTGCTCATCAATGCGGCAGTGGCTTCTTTAAAGAGATAGATCTCTGCACCGGTATCATCATAGAGTTTCTTATAGACCTGATAACTGTTTTCATAGGCTTTATATTCATCATATAAAAGTCCTCTCATGATGAGTTCATCTTCACTGATCTTCATGATTTCTTTGGCAGAGCCCATCACAGTGCTCAAGATCAATACTGTCAATAAGCTAAAAGCTATACGATACCAGGACACTCTTTGCGTACCTCTTCTTCATCATTTTTAAACTGTTCCCAAAATGGGAAAGTACGGCATTGTAAAGGCCGTACAGGGTAAATGGAACAACGCTTTAGCGACGCATCAAAAAATATACAGGCATAGTTGTCTTCTGCCAATTTTTTTTCTATCAAAGAGTAGCGATGCTTCACTTTTCTTAAATACATTGTAGCAAAATCTTCTACACTAAGGTTAACGAACGCTGCCATTTTCTCTATCTCGCTGTATTTAGCCCAGATATAGCCGCTCTCTCCCGTACAACAGTGCCCTCCACATGCTTCACATGCATTGGGGTTGAATTTAAAATTATACTGTTCGTGTGTCATGAATTCCATGATCAAAAATCACCTTTTATACTGTTTGTATTGGCACGTTCAAATGCTTTTGCTGCCTTTTCTCTATAAACACTCTTTTCATCAAAGACCACAAATGGAGGCAGTATCTTTGTCATCGATTTAGATCCCAGACGCGCTGCGATCATCACCAGTTTGGATTCTCTGTCTATTTTAGAATGTACAAACTGCATCGTTTCGACAGTTATACCATAGGAAGTTAAATGATGTAATAACAGATCCACCTGCTTGGCATCATAACAGAAGATAAAATACCCTCTGGGCTTCAAAAGTTTTTTTACCTTGGCGATGAAAGCATCTATAGGCAAATGGTGTGCATACCGTGCAATGTTCAAATGCGTATTGTCACTTTGTTGCACATTTGAGTCATAAAAAGGCGGGTTTGAGATGATATAGTCGAACTTCTCATCCGTCATCCACTCTGTAAAATCCCCCAGATGACTTTGCGCTTCCAGATTATTGAGTGCATAATTATGTTTTGCATACTCTAGCATCTTTTCCTGTTTGTCTATAATGCTGGTCTGAATGTTAAAATCCCTGGTCAATAAAAGTGAGATGATCCCTACACCACAGCCTACATCCAAGAGTCTGCCTTTAGGCTTAAACGAAGAGATAAAGTCATACAAGAAAATGGAATCACTGTTATAACAGTAGCCGCTTGTAGGTTGATAGAGAAACAAATGATGCCTTTTTTTATGAATTTTACTATATTTTCAGTATAATCGCGATTATGAATGAAGAACTAGACCTACTCAACCCGCCATCAACAGATTTTTCCATGCTGGACTACGATTGTGCATACATCCCCGGAAATAAGGTACGTATGAACTATAAGTATGTCTCTCATGCGAGTAAGAAATTTGCCACAGCAGTGATCGCCAGAGGATGGAGACGTTTTGGAAAATACTTCTTCCATCCTATCTGTAACGGGTGTAATGAGTGTAAAAGTATACGTATCGATGTCAACAACTATCACTATACCAAATCACAAAAAAAAGCCATCAAACGGAATGCCGATACGCAGATCATTGTACAAAAACCCAGTCTTACCGATGCACATATTCATCTCTACAACAAATACCACTCTTTCAAGCATGAAAAAGACCAATGGCAGCACCGCAATATTTCACACCGGGAATACCATGAAAACTTTGTAGATGGGTCACATGAGTATGGGAAAGAGGTACTCTATATCAGGGATGGTAAACTCATCGGTGTTGACCTCATCGATATACTCGATGACGGTATCAGCTCCATATACTTCTACTATGACCCTGATTATGCCAGACTCTCACTGGGTACCTATTCACTGCTCTATCAGATACAGTTGGCCCATATACTTGAATTGCCTTGGATCTACTTAGGGTACTGGGTAGAAGGGTGTAAAGCGTTTGCCTACAAACCGAAGTTTCAACCCCAGGAGATATTGGATAGTTTTCCTCATGTTACAGAAGAACCTGATTGGGAAAAGTGGGATCTAGCGTAAAGCGTCCAGCTCCGGACTCTTACGGCACCATTTTAAAAAAAGTCTGTCAGGATCTACTCTGGGATCTACCTCTTTCTCTTCAACGATACATTCAGTCAATATCTTTGCCATAAGCGGTGCGAAGACAAATCCTCTCCCCCCTAGACCATTACACACAAATAAGTTATCTATATACTTCATCTCAGGTTTGGCACCACGTATCACAGCAGGATATGTTTCCAACATAAAAGGCACATCTATTACCTTCCCTACCAAAGGAAAGTAGTCTTTAGACCCTGCTCTCATACCGCAAAATACTTCTTTGAGTTCCAGGTCTGAAGTATCGATGAGAGAAGAAGCTTTTTCTTTGAGAAGTAAGGCTTGTCCTTCCTGGCAAGGTACAGGTTCTTTTACCTCTTTTTCATGTGTCGCACCCAGTTTGATGATGCCATCTATGTTGGCACCCACAGACATAGATTGATGCATACTGACCTCTAAAGAAAGTGTGGAAGTGAAGTCTCCTCTAGTCCCCCATGTACCTTTGATACCCATATAACGCAAGTCAACCAGTTCACTCTCATAACCCGTCGCCAATACAAGATGCTTAGCGCTGTAGTCACCTACACACCACAACCCATCTTCTTGTATGATCTCTGTTACCTCATACACCAAAACATCTATCTCTGAGAGCAAATCTTCGCACATCTCTTTTGCATCACAAACCCCTGCTTCAGGAAAGAAAAAACTGTCAAACCCAACACCTATACCTTGTGCTTGAAGTTGCTCAGAGGTGTAGTTTTCATACCTGGTTTCATTAAAAGGTGCATACTCGGAAAATTTTTGTGCATCCGCTTCATCTTTGGGGATGCGTATCACACCGGTTTGATGGAAAAATAAAGGACAGGTCGTGAGATAAAAATCTTTGGCAAACGAGAACGCTTTATTCGTAAGTGTTTGAAGAGCCGACCCTTTGCCTATCTTGGGAGAGACAAAAGCACCTGCTGCTCCGGAACCTCCTAAGGCGATACCTCTTTTGTCAAGAACAAGTACTTTTTGGCCTTTTTGTGTCAATGCATAGGCTGTAGATGCGCCTGCGATACCTGCACCGATGATGATAGTATCATAGGTTTTGGACATACTATCTAAACCGATATCTCTTTGATATCCGCAATATTTCTAAACGTTTTATAGATAGAGCCTATCGTATGGAGTCTATTTTGCTGCAACGCTTCATCTTCAGTGTTTACCAGGACATCATCAAAATATCCGTCAAGTTCACGTTTGAGCCCAAAAAGTGCTTCGAGTTCTTCCTTATAGTCACTGTAGGTAGCGTTGATCACTTTTTCATACGCATTATAGAGTGTGACTTCCGCATCTTCTTTAAATAATGTGATATCTATCTCCATACTCGACTCAAGGTCTATCTCTTTAGAGATATTCGCCACACGTTTAAAGGTAGTGAATTGTTCTTTAAATGCATCACTGCTTACGATCTCATTGAGTGCAGCCACTTTTTTAGCGATCTCATTGATATCTCTTTCCCCTGATGCAAGTACTGAAGCGATGACCGACGGATTGGCATCGAGTGACTTGTTGATACGTTCTATCATGAATTCACTTAAAAGATCCGTATCAAAGTCATCATAATTGCCTTTGAGCAACGCGATGATATCATCTATGTTGAATGTCAGATCATACGCTGTCACAATTCTTACAATACCGTTGACCGCACGACGCAGGGCGAAAGGATCTTTGGAACCTGTAGGTATCTTTCCTACACTGAAGAGTCCAAAGAGTGTATCGAGTTTAACACTCATCGCTACAATGGAGGAGAATACAGAACTTGGAAGTTCCGCACCCTCACCCACCGGCATATACTGCTCTTTGATGGCATGATATACCAACTCTTCTTCACCCAGTGCCTTGGCATAATAATACCCCATGAGCCCCTGCAGTTCTGTAAACTCGTACACCATCTCACTCATAAGATCCGCTTTTGCAAGGTTGACTGCTCTGTCCATGGCTTTTTCAAGTACAGTAGAACTTTTCTCAGTGTCTGATTCTACTCTATCCATGTAGAGGGCAAGCAGTCTGATCGCGATATTATTTTCCCTTTTGATCTTATCTGCGAGTGTCCCCAGGCCATCAATGAACTGTACCTTCTCAAGGCCATCCGTACTCAGGCCGTTTTTAAGGTCATTTTTGTAGAAGAAGAGTCCATCAGCCAAACGCGGTTTCAGTACACGTTCATTTCCTGCGATTACTTTACTATAATCATCTGTATAGGCATTGGAAACCACCACGAACTTGTTTGCTATTTTCCCATGTTCAAATACAGGGAAATAACGCTGGTGCTCTTTCATAGAGGTAATGATCACTTCAGGTGGGAGTTCCAGGAAAAGTTCATCAAAGGTCCCTACAAGTGCTTTAGGGTTCTCTGTGATCGCTACCACTTCAGCCAAAAGTGCTCTATCTCTCTCTATGATGATATTATGCGTCGACTCCAAAGCATCAAATTCAGCTAAGATCTTCGCTTCACGCTCTTTAGGATGCAGCATCACCGCACACTCGTCCAGTATACTTTCATAGGAATCTATCGTAGGGATCTCAACTGCATCATAGGTTACCATACGATGTACATAGGTTTTCGTGTCTGACTTTATACCAAAAAGTTCTACCGGTACAGAGCTCTCACCCAGTCTTACCTGCAGCCATCTAAGCGGTCGGATGAATTCATCCGATCTTGATCCCCAACGCATCATCTTTCCAAAGGACATAGAAGCCAGCCATTGACTCAACATCTCTTGAAGAAGAGAAACCGTTTCGGCGCCTTTCTCCTCTTTTTTGAAATAGAGTACTTCTTTCCCGTTCTTTTCTGCACGACCAAGTGCATCAAAGCTCACACCACATTTACGGGCAAATCCCTGGGCTGCCTGCGTAGGCTCACCATCTTTGATCGCTGCTTGCACAGGAGGCCCCATAAGTTCTAGTGTACTGTCTGCCTGACGTAATGCCATCGCAGCATGTTTTAGCACAAGTCTTCTGGGGGTATAGATAAATTCAAAGTCACAAGAAAGCTTATACTCTTCAAGTATATTTTTCCAAGATTTCTCTATATCAGATACAATTTTCAGTAGTGGTATAGCCGGAAGTTCTTCTACACCGATTTCGATAAGTAATGCTTGTGTCATTTAGATGGTCCTAGTGAAATTATAATGGCTATTATTTTACCTAAATATTCGTTAAGAGTGAGATGGGCACCTATAGTGTTGCCTGCCAGCTGTCAAAATATCTGAGCTCACTCTCCTCATTGTATGGTTTTTACACAAAACCTCATAAAAATATCTTAAATCGTCATACGTTTAAAAATAGCCGCACATTTTTTGTATACTGCAAACATAAATAACCCGGATAGGTTAACACAGCAAAGAAAAGCAATGAAACTCCGTGATCGGTTATTTGATTGCCCATTCTAATATGAGGGAAAATGGTATGAAGCATTACTTTTTACGTATGAAAACAAAGGGGCATTGTCCTCCAAGAAAACCGATCAGAAAGATCATATGGTCATGGATAGGGGCATTTTTAGGGATACTCTCCATTGCGTATTTAGGAGAAGTATGGAACAGCCATGACAAAGCTTCTTTATTTTTGATAGGCTCTTTCGGGGCATCCGCAGTTTTGATCTACGGGGCTCCTTTGGTAGAGTTTTCACAGCCAAGAAATTTGATCGGGGGACATGTATTTTCAGCACTGGTTGGTGTCACGATAGCTTTACTATGTAAAGAACATATGATTCTTGCCAGTGCATTGGCCGTATCATTGGCTGTTGCGGTGATGCATTTGACAAGAACCCTACATCCTCCCGGAGGTGCAACCGCTTTGATCGCCGTGATTGGTGGGGACAGTATACAGGATTTGGGATATTGGTATGCAGTAAGCCCGGTATTGATCGGTGCTTTTCTTATGTTACTGGTAGCTTTATTTGTCAACAATATGTCCATTGATCCCAAAAGGCATTATCCTGTCTACTGGGTATAAAATGCTGACCAATAGCTCCAGCTAACCAAATAGGTCTGTCATTGTGGTAGGTGAAGAGGGATCAGTGTTCCCCGCTCTCATCATCCTGCATATCTATACGTCTGCCTTCATCATCAAATTTACTTTTATAATAATTTTTCACGATGCCAAATGTTATAAATACAAATAAAAATACAGCAATGATATAAAGGATATCTCCAAACAGCATGTTATTGCTCTAGCGTATTGGCTATGGTGATCTTTTCAAACCCTTCATAGTTTTGACGGAGTGCATCATAGATGACGATACCCACACTCACACCAAGGTTCAAACTTCTGCCTTTTCCACCCATTGGTATGGTGATACACTGCTCCGGGTTGTCAAGTAGTACTTGTTCATTGATCCCTCTGGTCTCAGAACCAAAGAGAATGTGATCACCCTTTTTAAATGGTGCGTTAAAGTAGAGATTATCCGTTTTCGTTGTAGCCATATAACTGTTTTGGGTGATAGGATGTGCTTTAAGGTATTCCTCAAAGCTCTCCCATACTACCAGATCAAGATGTTTCCAATAATCAAGTCCGGCACGCTTTACCGCTTTATCATCAATATCAAATCCGAGTGGTTTGATAAGATGCAGTGTCGCACCGAGATTGACACATAGACGGCCTATGGTACCCGTGTTTTGGGGAATTTTTGGTTCAACTAAAACGATATTAAACATGGAGTAACTTACCTTTCTCTATCATTAAATCACACATCGTGTGTCTTGTCGTGGCGAACGCCCTTGAAAGCGAAGCGATTCGAGAGCCACGACGCTTTTTTGCTTCGTTTTTTCTAAAAAAATGAAGGGAGAAACAATACCTCAGTCCAAATATGAGGAAATGTATCAAAAATTTCAATTTATTATTAAAAGACTACCGTCTTATTACCGTTGACAAACACTCTGTCATGAAGTACCAGTGCCAAAGCGCGTGAAAGTACTATCTTTTCCACATCACGTCCTGCTCTTTGCATATCTTTCCATGAAAGGCGATGATTGACCGGGATCACATCTTGCGCGATGATCGGTCCTTCATCCAGGTCATCCGTTACAAAGTGTGCTGTAGCCCCTATGATCTTTACACCTCTTTCAAACGCCTGCTTATAGGGATTGGCACCTATGAACGCAGGAAGGAAAGAGTGGTGAATATTAATGATCTTTTCCGGATAGGCCTTGACAAACTCAGATGTAAGTATACGCATATACTTTGCAAGCACGATATAGTCAAAGTCAAATTCGCTTATCAGTTTCATTACATGTTCTTCATGCTCTTCTCTGCTCATACCCTCTGCCGGGACATGAAAAAACGGGATATCAAATCTGCGTACGAAGTTCTCAAGCGTATCATGGTTGGCAATAACACACTCAATCTGTGCATCCAGTTCACCATTTGCATGACGTACAAGAATATCACCAAGGGCATGGGACTCTTTGGTAGCCATAAGAATGATTTTCTTGTCTTTTGGTTCCGCGACCCTGATATGTGCATCCTCAGGTGCAACCGTTTTTAGTTCTTCAAGTAACTCCTGAATATCAAACATGCCTGAAACAACTGTACGCATAAAAAAACGTCCCTGTTCTTTGTCAACAAATTCACGGTTATTATCGATATTTAAATCTCTGTCATAGAATACTTTGGAAATCTTATATACTAACCCTTTTGAATCTTCACAGTCAATTAAAACTCTTGCTTTTTTTACCATATTTACCCTAGTTGCTATTGAATTGTAAAATTATACCTATTTTTCTTTCAAACTCATGATTTTCTCTTCAGTCCGCCTCTGAAGTTCATCACCTAAAGCTTTACCCGAAAACCCTTCAGCCATCAACTGAGCGGGGATGACACCTCTGTCAAAAGGTTTATCCCATACATCCAGTTTCTTTGCTACAGCTATGACGTCTTTATGATAGTTCCCTACATACTCTATGATGCCCTCTTTGAGTGAAAGATGTGCTATGAAAGAGACGGTAACATCTGTAGGCAATGGTGGTGCTGCCACTTTTTTATAGTAAACGGCGGGTGCGCCCAATCTTTCCAAGATTTCTGTGATATCCAATGAGAAATATGATTTGCAGATAAAAAGAAAATAATAGGGTCTTAGGGCTTCTACAAAGTTTTTTTGACTCCTTTGCAGTATCCTGCTTAATACGATAAAGGATCTCTTTCCCATATCTTCGTTAAAAAGCTGTTTGCCTATACCCAGAGCCAGTAGATAATAAAGGCCATAGTGCAAGTAGCTTCCCATGAACATTTTCTCAAACTCTTTAAAAAGACGTTCCTTAGGCAGATCATCCAAAGAGATACCCTGACAAAGCCTACAGCTCTCTTCTTCCACTTTAAACCCAAAACGTGCAGCAAACTGCATGGCACGCAGAACACGCAGACTGTCCTCTACAAATGATCTTTTATCGACAACACGCAGTATTTTATCTTCAAGGTCTTTCAACCCGTCCCAAAAGTCAAGTATACGTTCATTTTGAATGTCATACATCAATGCATTGATCGTAAAATCCCTTCTTCTGGATGCTTCTTTCTCTTCTGTGGCCAAAGAGACTTCAAAACCGCGATGTCCTTTGGA
The sequence above is drawn from the Sulfurovum sp. TSL1 genome and encodes:
- a CDS encoding arginyltransferase; the protein is MNEELDLLNPPSTDFSMLDYDCAYIPGNKVRMNYKYVSHASKKFATAVIARGWRRFGKYFFHPICNGCNECKSIRIDVNNYHYTKSQKKAIKRNADTQIIVQKPSLTDAHIHLYNKYHSFKHEKDQWQHRNISHREYHENFVDGSHEYGKEVLYIRDGKLIGVDLIDILDDGISSIYFYYDPDYARLSLGTYSLLYQIQLAHILELPWIYLGYWVEGCKAFAYKPKFQPQEILDSFPHVTEEPDWEKWDLA
- a CDS encoding FAD-dependent oxidoreductase, translated to MSKTYDTIIIGAGIAGASTAYALTQKGQKVLVLDKRGIALGGSGAAGAFVSPKIGKGSALQTLTNKAFSFAKDFYLTTCPLFFHQTGVIRIPKDEADAQKFSEYAPFNETRYENYTSEQLQAQGIGVGFDSFFFPEAGVCDAKEMCEDLLSEIDVLVYEVTEIIQEDGLWCVGDYSAKHLVLATGYESELVDLRYMGIKGTWGTRGDFTSTLSLEVSMHQSMSVGANIDGIIKLGATHEKEVKEPVPCQEGQALLLKEKASSLIDTSDLELKEVFCGMRAGSKDYFPLVGKVIDVPFMLETYPAVIRGAKPEMKYIDNLFVCNGLGGRGFVFAPLMAKILTECIVEEKEVDPRVDPDRLFLKWCRKSPELDALR
- the glyS gene encoding glycine--tRNA ligase subunit beta, whose product is MTQALLIEIGVEELPAIPLLKIVSDIEKSWKNILEEYKLSCDFEFIYTPRRLVLKHAAMALRQADSTLELMGPPVQAAIKDGEPTQAAQGFARKCGVSFDALGRAEKNGKEVLYFKKEEKGAETVSLLQEMLSQWLASMSFGKMMRWGSRSDEFIRPLRWLQVRLGESSVPVELFGIKSDTKTYVHRMVTYDAVEIPTIDSYESILDECAVMLHPKEREAKILAEFDALESTHNIIIERDRALLAEVVAITENPKALVGTFDELFLELPPEVIITSMKEHQRYFPVFEHGKIANKFVVVSNAYTDDYSKVIAGNERVLKPRLADGLFFYKNDLKNGLSTDGLEKVQFIDGLGTLADKIKRENNIAIRLLALYMDRVESDTEKSSTVLEKAMDRAVNLAKADLMSEMVYEFTELQGLMGYYYAKALGEEELVYHAIKEQYMPVGEGAELPSSVFSSIVAMSVKLDTLFGLFSVGKIPTGSKDPFALRRAVNGIVRIVTAYDLTFNIDDIIALLKGNYDDFDTDLLSEFMIERINKSLDANPSVIASVLASGERDINEIAKKVAALNEIVSSDAFKEQFTTFKRVANISKEIDLESSMEIDITLFKEDAEVTLYNAYEKVINATYSDYKEELEALFGLKRELDGYFDDVLVNTEDEALQQNRLHTIGSIYKTFRNIADIKEISV
- a CDS encoding HPP family protein, with amino-acid sequence MKHYFLRMKTKGHCPPRKPIRKIIWSWIGAFLGILSIAYLGEVWNSHDKASLFLIGSFGASAVLIYGAPLVEFSQPRNLIGGHVFSALVGVTIALLCKEHMILASALAVSLAVAVMHLTRTLHPPGGATALIAVIGGDSIQDLGYWYAVSPVLIGAFLMLLVALFVNNMSIDPKRHYPVYWV
- a CDS encoding tRNA (cytidine(34)-2'-O)-methyltransferase, with protein sequence MFNIVLVEPKIPQNTGTIGRLCVNLGATLHLIKPLGFDIDDKAVKRAGLDYWKHLDLVVWESFEEYLKAHPITQNSYMATTKTDNLYFNAPFKKGDHILFGSETRGINEQVLLDNPEQCITIPMGGKGRSLNLGVSVGIVIYDALRQNYEGFEKITIANTLEQ
- the purU gene encoding formyltetrahydrofolate deformylase, which codes for MVKKARVLIDCEDSKGLVYKISKVFYDRDLNIDNNREFVDKEQGRFFMRTVVSGMFDIQELLEELKTVAPEDAHIRVAEPKDKKIILMATKESHALGDILVRHANGELDAQIECVIANHDTLENFVRRFDIPFFHVPAEGMSREEHEEHVMKLISEFDFDYIVLAKYMRILTSEFVKAYPEKIINIHHSFLPAFIGANPYKQAFERGVKIIGATAHFVTDDLDEGPIIAQDVIPVNHRLSWKDMQRAGRDVEKIVLSRALALVLHDRVFVNGNKTVVF